In Brachypodium distachyon strain Bd21 chromosome 2, Brachypodium_distachyon_v3.0, whole genome shotgun sequence, one genomic interval encodes:
- the LOC100840511 gene encoding polygalacturonase At1g48100, with translation MPPDGPASWPEADSRRQWVTFYKADGMTLNGRGTIEGNGEEWWNLPCKPHRGPNGSTLRVPCDSPALVRFFASNNVTVQGLRIENSPQFHLKFDGCEQVRIDGLFISSPALSPNTDGVHVENTSSVQIYNSRINNGDDCISIGAGCSGVHIENVTCGHGHGISIGSLGVRNTRACVSNVTVRNARILDSDNGVRIKTWQGGAGSVSAVEFVGVRMENVRNCIVIDQYYCTGGGCANQTSAVRVAGVTYRDIRGTYRPSGSGHGEAAPPIRFACSDSVACTGITMDDVELLPAGGGGSLEAPLGHQPPYCWNAYGVMATLTVPPVNCLQEGRPESLQDQLANC, from the exons ATGCCGCCAGACGGGCCGGCGAGCTGGCCGGAGGCGGACAGCCGGCGGCAATGGGTAACGTTCTACAAGGCCGACGGCATGACGCTCAACGGCAGAGGCACCATCGAGGGCAACGGGGAGGAGTGGTGGAACCTCCCGTGCAAACCTCACAGG GGCCCCAATGGATCGACGTTACGCGTACCATGTGACAGCCCTGCA CTGGTACGGTTCTTCGCGAGCAACAACGTGACGGTGCAGGGCCTGAGGATCGAGAACAGCCCGCAGTTCCACCTCAAGTTTGACGGCTGCGAGCAGGTGCGCATCGACGGCCTTTTCATCAGCTCGCCGGCCTTGAGCCCAAACACCGACGGCGTCCACGTCGAGAACACCAGCTCCGTCCAGATATACAACTCCAGGATCAACAACG gcgACGACTGCATCTCCATTGGAGCCGGCTGCTCCGGCGTCCACATTGAGAACGTGACGTGCGGCCACGGCCATGGCATCAG CATCGGGAGCCTGGGCGTGCGCAACACGCGGGCCTGCGTGTCCAACGTGACGGTCCGGAACGCGCGGATCCTCGACTCCGACAACGGCGTCCGGATCAAGACGTGgcagggcggcgccggctccgTGTCGGCGGTGGAGTTCGTGGGCGTCCGGATGGAGAACGTCAGGAACTGCATCGTCATCGACCAGTACTACTgcaccggcggcgggtgcGCCAACCAGACCTCGGCCGTGCGCGTCGCGGGCGTCACGTACAGGGACATCCGCGGCACGTACAGACCGTCCGGCTCCGGCCAtggcgaggcggcgccgccgatccGCTTCGCGTGCAGCGACAGCGTGGCCTGCACCGGCATCACCATGGACGACGTCGAGCTGCTGCCGGCCGGAGGGGGAGGGAGCCTGGAGGCGCCGCTGGGCCACCAGCCGCCTTACTGCTGGAACGCGTACGGCGTGATGGCCACGCTCACCGTGCCGCCGGTGAACTGCTTGCAGGAAGGCAGGCCGGAGTCCCTGCAAGATCAGCTCGCTAATTGCTGA